The following coding sequences lie in one Bacteroides helcogenes P 36-108 genomic window:
- the ybeY gene encoding rRNA maturation RNase YbeY, with amino-acid sequence MISYQTEGVEMPAIKKRETTEWIKAVAASYGKKTGEIAYIFCSDEKILEVNRQYLQHDYYTDIITFDYCEGNRLSGDLFISLDTVRTNAEQFAGNDYERELYRVIIHGILHLCGINDKGPGEREIMEEAENKALAMRL; translated from the coding sequence ATGATCAGTTATCAGACAGAGGGCGTGGAAATGCCCGCCATCAAAAAACGTGAAACGACGGAATGGATCAAAGCCGTTGCCGCCTCCTACGGGAAAAAAACCGGTGAAATCGCCTATATCTTCTGCTCGGACGAGAAGATTCTTGAAGTGAACCGCCAATATCTGCAACACGATTACTACACGGATATCATTACCTTCGATTATTGTGAAGGGAATCGCCTCAGCGGAGACCTTTTTATCAGCCTTGACACTGTGCGCACCAATGCGGAGCAATTTGCCGGCAATGATTATGAACGGGAGTTATACCGTGTAATCATCCACGGTATTCTTCACCTATGCGGCATCAATGACAAAGGGCCGGGAGAACGGGAAATCATGGAAGAGGCAGAGAATAAGGCATTGGCAATGAGGCTGTAA
- a CDS encoding aldose epimerase family protein, whose product MNYRLVTLLVGWVLLASACTSKQNVETTASGLAPANFQTEVDGKQTNLFVLKNKNGMEVCITNFGGRIVSVIVPDKNGVMKDVVLGFDSIRDYIKYPSDFGASIGRYANRINQGRITLDGIEYQLPQNNYGHCLHGGPRGFQYQVFDARPLSDQALELTYLSKDGEEGFPGNLTCKVTFTLTDDNAIDIRYSAETDRTTVVNMTNHSYFNLDGNPSGTNSDYLLTIDADSYTPVDSTFMTTGEIASVEGTDMDFRQPVAVGARINNDFVQLKYGKGYDHNWVLNTRGDDSRPCATLESPLTGIVLDVYTNEPGIQIYAGNFLDGTLTGKKGIVYNHRASVCLETQKYPDTPNKPEWPSALLKPGEKYDSHCIYKFSVKK is encoded by the coding sequence ATGAACTACAGATTAGTGACTTTATTAGTCGGGTGGGTGCTATTGGCATCAGCCTGCACAAGCAAGCAGAATGTGGAAACAACTGCTTCGGGCTTAGCCCCTGCTAACTTCCAAACAGAGGTTGATGGCAAGCAAACAAACTTGTTTGTACTGAAAAACAAAAACGGCATGGAAGTTTGTATCACAAACTTCGGCGGACGTATCGTATCAGTGATAGTACCCGATAAGAATGGTGTGATGAAAGATGTGGTATTAGGTTTCGACTCTATCCGGGATTACATCAAATATCCTTCCGATTTCGGCGCATCCATCGGTCGTTATGCTAACCGTATCAATCAAGGCAGGATTACGCTCGACGGTATAGAATACCAGTTGCCTCAAAATAACTATGGTCATTGCCTGCATGGTGGTCCCCGTGGCTTTCAGTATCAGGTCTTTGATGCACGTCCTCTTAGCGATCAAGCTTTGGAGTTGACTTATCTTTCCAAAGACGGTGAAGAAGGTTTCCCGGGCAATCTGACTTGTAAAGTAACCTTTACCCTGACCGATGACAATGCCATCGACATCCGCTACAGTGCCGAAACAGACCGCACTACCGTAGTCAACATGACTAATCATTCTTACTTCAACCTCGATGGCAATCCTTCGGGAACTAACTCAGACTACCTGCTTACCATTGATGCCGACTCTTATACCCCTGTGGACAGCACTTTCATGACTACCGGTGAAATAGCTTCCGTAGAAGGTACTGATATGGATTTCCGTCAGCCCGTTGCTGTAGGAGCCCGTATCAATAATGACTTTGTGCAGTTGAAGTACGGTAAGGGATATGACCACAACTGGGTGCTTAATACCCGTGGCGACGATTCCCGTCCATGTGCTACGCTCGAATCTCCCCTTACAGGCATTGTTCTCGATGTTTACACTAACGAACCTGGTATTCAGATTTATGCCGGTAACTTCCTCGACGGTACGCTTACCGGAAAGAAAGGGATCGTGTACAATCACCGTGCTTCTGTATGTCTCGAAACTCAGAAGTATCCCGATACCCCCAATAAACCGGAGTGGCCGTCAGCGTTGCTAAAACCGGGAGAGAAGTATGATAGTCATTGTATCTATAAATTCTCGGTGAAGAAATAA